In one Solanum lycopersicum chromosome 11, SLM_r2.1 genomic region, the following are encoded:
- the LOC104644762 gene encoding uncharacterized protein encodes MLKMKRTELLLYILLISTICAECRHGYNFIPMAQPINAVKSNKSSVFYTLRSTRGHILANLGKYEKIHKPPSGPNPNGNHRPPSRAKPNWKSSSTIRP; translated from the exons ATGCTAAAGATGAAGAGAACAGAACTCCTACTCTACATTCTTCTCATATCGACAATATGTGCAGAATGTCGACATGGGTATAACTTCATTCCCATGGCTCAACCTATAAACGCAG TTAAGTCCAATAAAAGCTCGGTATTCTACACATTGAGATCAACAAGAGGACACATTCTTGCTAATTTG GGGAAGTACGAAAAGATTCATAAACCACCATCTGGACCGAATCCAAATGGAAATCATCGTCCACCATCAAGGGCCAAACCCAACTGGAAATCATCGTCCACCATCAGGCCATGA
- the LOC543971 gene encoding osmotin-like protein precursor — MASSSAKILLPLSLLFTLLSLSQSTNPNFILTLVNNCPYTIWPAIQPNAGHPVLERGGFTLHSLTHRSFPAPNAHWSGRIWARTGCNYQHGKFYCATGDCGGRIECDGLGGAAPATLAQFVLHHGHADFSTYGVSLVDGFNIPLTVTPHEGKGVCPVVGCRANLLESCPAVLQFRSHGGHGPVVGCKSACEAFKSDEFCCRNHYNSPQTCKPSSYSQFFKHACPATFTYAHDSPSLMHECSSPRELKVIFCH; from the coding sequence ATGGCTTCTTCTTCTGCAAAAATTCTACTTCCCCTCTCTCTCCTCTTCACCCTTTTATCTCTCTCCCAATCCACTAACCCTAATTTCATTTTAACCCTAGTTAACAACTGTCCTTACACCATCTGGCCCGCAATTCAACCCAATGCCGGTCACCCTGTTCTCGAACGAGGTGGATTTACCCTTCACTCACTTACCCACCGCTCTTTCCCCGCTCCCAACGCTCACTGGTCCGGCCGAATCTGGGCTCGTACCGGCTGCAATTACCAGCACGGAAAATTTTACTGCGCCACCGGAGACTGCGGCGGACGAATCGAGTGCGATGGACTCGGTGGTGCCGCCCCAGCTACATTAGCCCAGTTTGTTCTACATCACGGACATGCCGATTTTTCTACTTACGGTGTTAGTCTAGTGGATGGTTTCAACATTCCTCTTACTGTAACTCCACACGAAGGTAAAGGTGTTTGTCCAGTTGTTGGATGCCGGGCGAATTTGTTAGAGTCCTGCCCAGCAGTTTTGCAGTTTAGGTCACATGGTGGTCATGGACCTGTGGTTGGTTGTAAAAGTGCTTGTGAAGCATTTAAATCGGATGAGTTTTGTTGTAGGAATCATTATAATAGTCCACAGACCTGTAAACCATCGAGTTATTCCCAGTTCTTTAAGCATGCTTGTCCTGCTACATTCACATATGCACATGACAGTCCTTCACTTATGCATGAATGTTCGTCTCCGCGTGAACTAAAGGTCATTTTCTGCCATTAA